The Leucoraja erinacea ecotype New England chromosome 19, Leri_hhj_1, whole genome shotgun sequence genome has a segment encoding these proteins:
- the ndufb2 gene encoding NADH dehydrogenase [ubiquinone] 1 beta subcomplex subunit 2, mitochondrial, with protein MSVSMSMSLVWRGARLLQRRGLGPGPGKGPVRRAGGGVHIEPQYRQYPELTKSQVLQSEILSGFMWFWIFWHMWHNPDAVTGHFQYPDPSKWTDEELGIPPIDEE; from the exons ATGTCCGTGTCCATGTCTATGTCGCTGGTGTGGCGGGGAGCGCGGCTCCTGCAGCGTCGAGGCCTGGGTCCAGGCCCGGGGAAGGGTCCCGTCCGCAG AGCCGGTGGTGGGGTCCACATTGAGCCTCAGTACCGGCAGTATCCCGAGCTGACCAAGAGCCAGGTGCTGCAGTCCGAGATCCTCAGTGGATTCATGTGGTTCTGGATTTTCTGGCACATGTGGCACAATCCAGATGCAGTCACT GGTCATTTTCAGTATCCTGACCCCTCCAAATGGACAGATGAGGAGTTGGGCATTCCTCCAATTGACGAGGAATAA